A window of Selenomonas ruminantium subsp. lactilytica TAM6421 contains these coding sequences:
- the yfcE gene encoding phosphodiesterase produces MKIGIISDTHGHEGAWQTAFDKQFHDADMILHAGDVLYHGPRNPMKADYNPMGLVEKINACPVPVIIAKGNCDSSVDASCIELPIEAPYAYVVAEGLRIIVTHGDAVMTDAEKDKMAAHLKADLFISGHIHTTVLEKRGNTVFLNPGSAALSKREDGRNTFAVLDNGTISIYDIDTDEVLATYTLK; encoded by the coding sequence ATGAAAATTGGCATTATCAGCGATACTCATGGCCACGAAGGCGCATGGCAGACGGCTTTTGACAAGCAGTTCCATGATGCGGACATGATTCTCCATGCCGGGGACGTGCTCTATCATGGCCCCCGCAATCCCATGAAGGCAGACTACAATCCCATGGGGCTGGTGGAAAAGATCAATGCCTGCCCGGTGCCGGTAATCATCGCTAAGGGCAACTGCGATTCCTCCGTGGATGCCAGCTGCATCGAGCTGCCCATTGAGGCGCCCTATGCCTATGTGGTGGCTGAAGGCTTGCGCATCATCGTCACCCATGGCGATGCGGTGATGACGGATGCCGAAAAGGATAAGATGGCGGCACATCTCAAGGCCGACCTCTTTATCAGCGGTCATATCCATACCACGGTGCTGGAAAAACGCGGCAACACGGTATTTTTGAACCCGGGTTCGGCGGCGCTGTCCAAGCGCGAAGATGGCCGCAATACCTTTGCGGTACTGGACAACGGGACGATTTCGATTTATGATATTGATACGGATGAAGTCCTGGCGACTTATACGTTGAAGTAA
- the hslO gene encoding Hsp33 family molecular chaperone HslO, giving the protein MKDHLVKATAEGVRIYAAVTTNLVNEAISRHDCYPVAAAALGRTMTGALLMAANLKNKEALTVKFNGGGPLGIVTADATPEGYVRGYVGNPHVNLPLNDKGKIDVGGGVGTNGTVSVTRFTGLKNPITGSCEITDGEIADDLTKYLYVSEQTPSGIGLGVLVNPDFKCIGAGGFFIQPLPDATEECISKLEANLQKVNSVSHMVEKGYSAKDIIAEMLQGFDINYMSETDLAFKCHCSKDMLFNVLISLGKEDLDNLVADGKAEVCCQFCNEKYEFTGEELQELAAAADKVR; this is encoded by the coding sequence ATGAAAGACCATTTAGTAAAAGCTACGGCCGAAGGTGTACGTATCTATGCGGCTGTAACGACGAATCTTGTAAATGAGGCGATTTCCCGCCACGACTGCTATCCGGTGGCGGCGGCAGCTCTGGGGCGCACGATGACTGGCGCATTGCTGATGGCGGCAAATCTCAAGAACAAAGAAGCCCTGACGGTCAAGTTCAATGGCGGCGGTCCGCTTGGCATCGTCACGGCCGATGCCACGCCGGAAGGTTATGTTCGCGGCTATGTGGGCAATCCTCATGTGAACCTGCCGCTCAACGACAAGGGCAAGATTGATGTGGGCGGCGGTGTCGGCACGAATGGCACTGTGTCCGTTACCCGCTTCACGGGACTCAAAAATCCCATCACCGGCAGCTGCGAGATTACGGATGGCGAGATTGCCGATGACCTGACCAAGTATCTTTATGTGTCCGAGCAGACGCCATCGGGCATTGGCCTCGGTGTGCTGGTGAATCCGGATTTCAAATGCATCGGTGCAGGCGGCTTCTTCATCCAGCCATTGCCGGATGCTACGGAGGAGTGCATCTCCAAGCTGGAAGCCAACCTGCAGAAGGTCAATTCCGTATCCCATATGGTGGAGAAGGGCTATTCGGCCAAGGATATCATCGCTGAGATGCTGCAGGGCTTTGACATCAACTACATGTCCGAGACGGATCTGGCGTTCAAATGCCATTGTTCCAAGGATATGCTGTTCAATGTGCTGATCAGCCTAGGCAAAGAAGATCTCGACAACCTCGTTGCTGATGGCAAAGCAGAAGTCTGCTGCCAGTTCTGCAATGAGAAGTATGAATTCACCGGTGAGGAGCTGCAGGAATTAGCGGCAGCTGCGGATAAGGTTCGCTGA
- a CDS encoding response regulator transcription factor, producing the protein MLQLNEDECWQMTRGATMIMMASVDEFRETVFEVISEMAPFDCGISYVVKNDQNEKHCLEPIAYTKAAVVPDRILIERAAELAHKSSVYCALEWQKKSIVFRDSDMFNDTFLSQTDIGRLVHDELGMSYACKIFMVHKGLLLGKFWLLRRKESGNFTDKELFCMRLLEPMIMRRMYEFHPQSERGAYARRVLRERFGLTEREREITALICRGMSNRQIADKLICAEATVKKHVSAIAKKMGESNRSGIIHRCVMEKAVLNYV; encoded by the coding sequence GTGCTACAATTGAATGAGGATGAGTGCTGGCAGATGACCAGAGGGGCGACCATGATCATGATGGCTTCTGTAGACGAGTTCCGTGAAACGGTGTTCGAGGTTATCAGTGAGATGGCACCATTTGACTGCGGGATATCCTATGTCGTAAAAAATGATCAGAACGAGAAACATTGTCTGGAACCGATAGCATATACTAAGGCTGCGGTGGTACCGGATAGAATCTTGATTGAACGGGCGGCAGAATTGGCACATAAATCCAGCGTCTATTGTGCGTTGGAGTGGCAGAAGAAATCCATTGTCTTCCGGGATTCGGATATGTTTAATGATACATTCCTGTCTCAGACGGATATTGGCAGGCTCGTGCATGATGAATTGGGCATGAGTTATGCCTGCAAGATTTTCATGGTGCACAAGGGGTTGCTGTTAGGCAAGTTCTGGCTTTTGCGCCGCAAGGAGAGCGGCAATTTTACAGATAAAGAATTGTTCTGTATGCGTCTGCTTGAACCTATGATCATGCGCCGGATGTATGAGTTCCACCCGCAGAGTGAGCGTGGTGCTTATGCGCGCAGGGTGCTCCGGGAACGATTCGGGCTGACAGAACGGGAACGCGAGATCACGGCGCTGATCTGTCGGGGGATGTCCAACCGTCAGATTGCGGACAAGCTTATCTGTGCAGAAGCAACAGTGAAAAAACACGTATCGGCCATTGCGAAAAAGATGGGCGAATCCAATCGCAGCGGAATCATACATCGCTGTGTCATGGAAAAAGCCGTGCTCAACTATGTTTGA